In one ANME-2 cluster archaeon genomic region, the following are encoded:
- a CDS encoding ferritin: MTDALNNQLNKEIYSVYLYMSMSAYSSYSRLKVFVNWFMVQYQEEMTHAMKIYDYFYSQGQQIKLIAINQPPTEFESPLDMFEKTLKHEQFVTKSINDLVDLMVFVPIGAATMLLRKRT, from the coding sequence ATGACGGATGCGCTGAATAATCAGTTGAACAAAGAGATCTATTCAGTATACCTATACATGTCCATGTCTGCTTATAGTTCATATAGCAGGCTTAAGGTTTTTGTCAACTGGTTCATGGTTCAGTATCAGGAGGAGATGACCCATGCAATGAAGATCTATGACTACTTTTACAGTCAAGGCCAACAGATAAAACTTATTGCAATCAACCAACCACCTACTGAATTCGAATCGCCTCTTGATATGTTTGAGAAGACATTAAAACATGAGCAATTTGTCACAAAATCCATCAATGATCTTGTTGATCTTATGGTTTTCGTCCCAATCGGAGCTGCCACGATGCTCTTAAGAAAACGTACATGA
- a CDS encoding rubredoxin, producing the protein MQSYECTACDYIYDPEKGDPDNGVAPGTAFEDIPDDWVCPSCGMDKDFFEPVA; encoded by the coding sequence ATGCAGTCGTATGAATGCACAGCATGTGATTATATATATGATCCGGAAAAAGGAGATCCGGATAATGGAGTTGCTCCAGGAACAGCATTTGAGGATATACCAGATGACTGGGTTTGCCCATCCTGCGGCATGGACAAGGATTTCTTCGAACCAGTAGCTTAA
- a CDS encoding group II intron reverse transcriptase/maturase — MTGPVNFVVDVDISKFFDTVYHKRLVECLKQRIIDPTLLQLIVRFLKSGIMEEGVYCETDKGTLQGGVLSPVLANVYLHYALDLWFETDVIPQLTGYAQLVRYADDFVVCFEKEEEARAFGVALRQRMSKFGLTISEEKSKIIEFGQCACHRERKYGWKCETFDFLGFTHFCDETRRGKFKLGRKTSRKKFTQKMKDMNIWLKSIRNLVELKIWWKVLGLNLLGHYRYYGMSGNIRWLQNFYYQTVRLAFKWINRRSQRKSYNWAQFLRFILFNPLPKPKISFAIQPETVKDVLLKSRMRTIFMSGSEGGP, encoded by the coding sequence ATGACCGGTCCGGTCAACTTTGTGGTGGATGTGGACATCTCAAAGTTCTTTGACACTGTGTATCACAAGCGACTGGTGGAATGTCTGAAGCAGAGAATCATAGACCCGACTTTATTGCAGCTGATTGTTCGATTCCTAAAGTCTGGCATAATGGAAGAGGGAGTTTACTGTGAGACGGATAAAGGTACGCTACAGGGTGGTGTACTGAGCCCCGTACTCGCCAATGTATACCTCCACTATGCGCTGGACTTGTGGTTTGAGACTGATGTGATTCCACAGCTAACTGGTTATGCCCAGCTAGTTCGATATGCAGATGACTTCGTTGTCTGTTTCGAAAAAGAGGAAGAAGCCAGAGCATTTGGAGTTGCGCTGAGGCAGCGAATGAGCAAGTTCGGACTTACGATATCCGAAGAAAAGAGTAAGATTATCGAGTTCGGACAATGCGCATGCCATAGAGAAAGGAAATATGGCTGGAAATGTGAAACCTTTGATTTTTTAGGTTTTACGCACTTCTGCGATGAAACCCGAAGAGGCAAATTCAAGCTTGGGCGGAAGACGTCACGCAAGAAGTTCACACAGAAGATGAAGGATATGAATATATGGTTGAAGAGTATCCGAAATCTTGTTGAATTGAAAATATGGTGGAAGGTGCTGGGGCTAAATTTGCTTGGACATTACCGGTATTACGGTATGAGCGGTAACATACGGTGGCTACAGAACTTTTACTATCAGACTGTGAGACTTGCTTTCAAATGGATAAACAGGCGTAGTCAGAGGAAAAGCTATAACTGGGCTCAGTTTCTCCGTTTCATCCTATTTAATCCACTCCCGAAGCCGAAGATATCATTCGCTATACAACCTGAAACCGTAAAGGATGTGCTTCTGAAGAGCCGGATGAGGACAATCTTCATGTCCGGTTCTGAGGGGGGGCCATAG
- a CDS encoding peroxiredoxin, whose amino-acid sequence MDGEITVEQARPMLQLGDKAPDFKAITTHGPISLSDYNGQWLILFSHPADFTPVCTTEFIGFAKLYPELEKRGVKLLGLSIDSVHSHIAWVRNIKEKMDVDIPFPVIADIGMNVGKLYSMIHPGQSATAAVRCVFVIDPEQILRAMIYYPLSTGRNMDEILRLIDALQAADTHGIATPADWRPGDAAIVPPPATQQEAQERLSEGYDCKDWYFCKKNI is encoded by the coding sequence ATGGATGGAGAAATTACAGTCGAACAGGCACGTCCTATGCTTCAATTGGGTGATAAAGCACCGGATTTCAAAGCAATAACAACTCATGGACCCATTAGTTTATCTGATTATAATGGACAGTGGCTCATACTTTTCTCACATCCGGCAGACTTCACACCTGTGTGTACCACTGAGTTCATTGGTTTTGCAAAGTTATACCCTGAACTCGAAAAGCGTGGTGTCAAACTGCTGGGTTTAAGCATTGATAGCGTTCATTCGCATATCGCATGGGTCCGCAACATTAAGGAGAAGATGGATGTCGATATACCGTTTCCTGTAATAGCAGACATCGGTATGAATGTTGGGAAACTATACAGTATGATCCATCCGGGACAGAGCGCTACTGCTGCAGTGCGGTGTGTCTTTGTGATCGATCCTGAACAGATCCTGCGGGCTATGATCTATTATCCGCTATCAACAGGACGGAATATGGATGAGATCCTAAGGCTCATTGATGCCTTGCAGGCTGCAGATACACACGGGATCGCAACGCCGGCAGACTGGAGACCGGGGGATGCAGCCATTGTACCGCCACCTGCAACACAACAAGAAGCCCAGGAACGCTTAAGCGAGGGTTATGACTGCAAGGACTGGTATTTCTGTAAAAAGAACATATAA